One part of the Arabidopsis thaliana chromosome 4, partial sequence genome encodes these proteins:
- a CDS encoding uncharacterized protein (unknown protein; FUNCTIONS IN: molecular_function unknown; INVOLVED IN: biological_process unknown; LOCATED IN: cellular_component unknown; BEST Arabidopsis thaliana protein match is: unknown protein (TAIR:AT3G32160.1); Has 21 Blast hits to 21 proteins in 2 species: Archae - 0; Bacteria - 0; Metazoa - 0; Fungi - 0; Plants - 21; Viruses - 0; Other Eukaryotes - 0 (source: NCBI BLink).) codes for MENEGASTVCPLDPGSPLFLSSDGFEPACVLFPHACFHFPSKDKKEAYDFMDKANTRGPNCPYREEGKGNGERPFLMGVEEL; via the exons ATGGAAAACGAAGGAGCCTCCACCGTCTGCCCCCTCGATCCCGGAAGTCCATTGTTTCTGTCCAGCGACGGCTTCGAGCCCGCCTGTGTTCTCTTTCCTCACGCCTGCTTCCACTTCCCCTCGAAAGACAAAAAGGAGGCGTATGACTTTATGGATAAG GCAAACACTCGAGGCCCGAATTGCCCGTATCGAGAGGAAGGTAAGGGCAATGGAGAGCGACCCTTTTTAATGGGAGTAGAGGAACTTTGA
- a CDS encoding uncharacterized protein (unknown protein; FUNCTIONS IN: molecular_function unknown; INVOLVED IN: biological_process unknown; LOCATED IN: cellular_component unknown; BEST Arabidopsis thaliana protein match is: unknown protein (TAIR:AT3G32160.1); Has 26 Blast hits to 26 proteins in 2 species: Archae - 0; Bacteria - 0; Metazoa - 0; Fungi - 0; Plants - 26; Viruses - 0; Other Eukaryotes - 0 (source: NCBI BLink).): MENEGASTVCPLDPGSPLFLSSDGFEPACVLFPHACFHFPSKDKKEAYDFMDKVVDKHHRLCDERQRLGLKRQTLEARIARIERKVRAMESDPF, encoded by the exons ATGGAAAACGAAGGAGCCTCCACCGTCTGCCCCCTCGATCCCGGAAGTCCATTGTTTCTGTCCAGCGACGGCTTCGAGCCCGCCTGTGTTCTCTTTCCTCACGCCTGCTTCCACTTCCCCTCGAAAGACAAAAAGGAGGCGTATGACTTTATGGATAAG GTCGTCGACAAGCATCACCGCTTATGCGATGAAAGGCAACGTTTGGGCCTTAAGAGGCAAACACTCGAGGCCCGAATTGCCCGTATCGAGAGGAAGGTAAGGGCAATGGAGAGCGACCCTTTTTAA